The Spirochaetota bacterium genome has a segment encoding these proteins:
- a CDS encoding MaoC family dehydratase N-terminal domain-containing protein: MPDKYWEDFDVGFSFVTPSITVTETHVVNWAGLTMDFYPIHMDKEYAAKSPMKERLAHGPLIFGMAVGMAGLARVEGGSMIAWMGTDNMKMVAPVKIGDTITNNVSVIERRETTKPTQGIQTWRYTITNQRNETVMVFDMKFLMFRKGAQ; this comes from the coding sequence ATGCCGGATAAATATTGGGAAGATTTTGATGTCGGATTCTCGTTTGTGACGCCATCGATAACGGTGACCGAGACCCATGTCGTTAACTGGGCGGGACTGACCATGGATTTCTATCCGATCCACATGGACAAGGAATACGCGGCGAAATCGCCAATGAAGGAACGGCTGGCCCACGGGCCCCTCATATTCGGCATGGCCGTCGGCATGGCGGGACTGGCCAGGGTGGAAGGCGGCTCGATGATCGCGTGGATGGGAACGGACAATATGAAGATGGTCGCTCCGGTGAAGATCGGGGACACCATAACCAACAATGTCTCTGTCATAGAGAGGCGCGAGACGACCAAGCCCACCCAGGGGATACAGACCTGGCGATACACGATAACAAATCAGCGGAACGAGACGGTCATGGTCTTTGACATGAAATTTCTCATGTTCCGCAAAGGGGCCCAGTAG
- a CDS encoding acyl-CoA/acyl-ACP dehydrogenase, whose product MDFKFTEQQDQLRERIRNYVETEIPRARAREIDREGKFPADLVKKFADLGLCGINVAKEYGGMGGDVFDLMIIFEEVSRRLPVLCWALGNILLYGNEIISVNGSQEQKQEFLPKLAKGEIMFSFAITEPNAGSDAAGIITKAEFKDGHWLINGSKMFITGAGVTQYTVTFARTSSSKYGGITSFIVDTNQEGYTTREIDKLGYHGSNTCEVYYENVKVLPQYILGGQEKGLNNGWKQEMKLLNQERLMLSACAIGMAQAAYEDALAYAIEKLQRGSQAVDTQAIQHTLAKMATELEVARTFAYATAWKEVAGLSPTKETSMCKYFAAETSKNVIKQGVNILGMDGSSMDHDLQRYLRDILILSIGGGTSQIQKNIISKVIGLKGV is encoded by the coding sequence GTGGATTTTAAATTTACCGAACAACAGGATCAACTGCGCGAGCGCATCCGCAACTATGTGGAGACGGAAATACCCCGCGCCAGGGCCCGCGAAATCGACCGTGAGGGGAAGTTTCCCGCGGACCTGGTGAAGAAGTTCGCCGACCTGGGCCTGTGCGGAATCAACGTGGCAAAGGAATACGGGGGGATGGGCGGCGATGTTTTCGATCTCATGATCATCTTCGAGGAAGTGTCTCGCAGGCTGCCGGTGCTCTGCTGGGCCCTGGGAAACATACTCCTGTACGGAAATGAGATCATCTCCGTCAACGGAAGCCAGGAGCAGAAGCAGGAATTCCTGCCGAAGCTCGCGAAGGGCGAGATCATGTTCAGCTTCGCCATCACCGAGCCCAACGCGGGATCGGACGCCGCCGGCATCATCACCAAGGCGGAATTCAAGGACGGGCACTGGCTGATCAACGGCAGCAAGATGTTCATCACCGGCGCCGGGGTCACGCAGTACACGGTGACCTTCGCCCGCACGAGCTCTTCCAAGTACGGCGGGATCACGTCGTTCATCGTCGACACGAACCAGGAAGGGTACACGACCAGGGAGATCGACAAGCTCGGGTATCACGGTTCGAACACCTGCGAGGTCTATTACGAGAACGTGAAGGTATTGCCCCAATACATACTGGGCGGCCAGGAGAAGGGGCTCAACAACGGGTGGAAGCAGGAGATGAAGCTCCTCAACCAGGAGCGCCTGATGCTCTCCGCCTGCGCCATCGGCATGGCCCAGGCCGCGTACGAGGACGCCCTGGCCTACGCCATCGAGAAGCTGCAGCGCGGCAGCCAGGCGGTGGACACCCAGGCGATACAGCACACCCTGGCGAAGATGGCCACGGAGCTCGAGGTCGCCCGGACCTTCGCCTACGCCACGGCGTGGAAGGAGGTCGCCGGATTGTCGCCGACCAAGGAGACCTCGATGTGCAAGTATTTCGCCGCTGAAACGAGCAAGAATGTCATAAAACAGGGAGTCAACATCCTGGGGATGGACGGATCGTCGATGGACCATGATCTGCAGCGCTATCTGCGCGACATACTGATCCTGTCGATCGGCGGCGGAACGTCCCAGATCCAGAAGAACATAATCAGCAAGGTCATAGGGTTGAAGGGCGTCTGA
- a CDS encoding FAD-dependent oxidoreductase, producing the protein MGKDYDVIVVGSGVAGLGTACLLAKDFNQKVLVLERAPFIGGRLASFVGKGNKVTIDGMELDANGFKRALAMVGAWIPKCTPDVDECFEKGLFDGTTIDTGHGLFWGNKGKIRNLMDYLGKPVDMPCNVGFAFVDYKKGNKAYQVGKNEPYQWMSPEGFKSTMKALREMATMSFNDVAQTAHISFEDWLRSKNVHKEAYDYIKVLAASQTGQADLRMTPAPDVLGHMCIAGDIKMNLVEGSCSTVANPGTISFALLMEQLLKEKGSTVMRNTNVLEVVIEKGVARGVTYQNAEGVKTVYADKVICNIPSKQMLNVIHPRYFPQDVVDRIQKKFWGAGMITGFGNMKSNVWEAKGIEERSFIYMPDVIGTEEGYSGCIDMVLWNLASTAKGSNSNPSLTKETGSAPEGKHGWIFSTAMTHDEMRNPHKVSRVIEWNERWWKRTFGADKWKSEMDFLLWMCTDHAFAWIQPVGYDRIDVKAQMVDGLYFAGDQYGERLWGCGVDAAALSASLCVDTMMGSNLEEKVFKPYHRAMPARVKSW; encoded by the coding sequence ATGGGAAAAGATTATGATGTTATAGTGGTTGGTTCCGGCGTCGCGGGTCTGGGCACGGCGTGTCTTCTCGCGAAGGATTTCAATCAAAAGGTATTGGTGCTCGAGAGAGCGCCCTTTATCGGCGGCCGCCTGGCGTCGTTTGTAGGCAAGGGCAACAAGGTGACCATTGACGGGATGGAGCTGGACGCCAACGGGTTCAAGCGCGCCCTGGCTATGGTCGGGGCCTGGATTCCAAAGTGCACTCCCGACGTTGACGAATGTTTTGAAAAGGGCCTCTTTGACGGCACGACAATAGACACGGGGCACGGGCTTTTCTGGGGAAACAAGGGGAAAATCCGCAATTTGATGGATTACCTGGGAAAACCCGTTGATATGCCCTGCAACGTCGGCTTCGCCTTCGTGGATTATAAAAAAGGGAACAAGGCATACCAGGTTGGAAAAAACGAGCCCTATCAGTGGATGAGCCCCGAAGGCTTCAAGTCCACGATGAAGGCCCTGCGGGAAATGGCCACGATGAGCTTCAACGATGTGGCGCAGACGGCTCATATATCCTTCGAGGATTGGCTCAGATCGAAGAACGTGCACAAGGAAGCCTATGATTATATCAAGGTCCTGGCAGCGTCGCAGACGGGACAGGCTGACCTCCGCATGACGCCGGCACCCGATGTCCTGGGACACATGTGCATCGCCGGCGACATCAAGATGAACCTGGTGGAAGGCTCCTGCTCGACCGTGGCGAACCCGGGCACCATATCCTTCGCGCTTCTCATGGAGCAGCTGCTGAAGGAAAAGGGATCCACGGTGATGCGCAACACCAATGTTCTCGAGGTGGTCATCGAGAAGGGCGTCGCCAGGGGCGTGACCTATCAGAACGCCGAAGGGGTCAAGACCGTTTACGCGGACAAGGTGATCTGCAACATCCCGTCCAAGCAGATGCTCAATGTCATCCATCCCCGCTATTTCCCGCAAGATGTCGTGGATCGCATCCAGAAGAAGTTCTGGGGCGCCGGCATGATCACCGGCTTCGGCAACATGAAATCAAATGTGTGGGAAGCGAAGGGCATCGAGGAGCGGAGCTTCATCTATATGCCCGATGTCATCGGAACCGAAGAGGGCTACAGCGGCTGCATAGACATGGTCCTCTGGAACCTGGCGTCCACGGCGAAGGGGAGCAACTCCAACCCGAGCCTGACCAAGGAAACCGGGAGCGCTCCCGAGGGCAAGCACGGCTGGATCTTCTCGACCGCCATGACCCACGACGAAATGCGCAATCCCCACAAGGTCTCCCGCGTCATCGAATGGAACGAGCGGTGGTGGAAGCGGACTTTCGGCGCGGACAAATGGAAGTCGGAGATGGATTTTCTGCTCTGGATGTGCACCGACCATGCCTTTGCGTGGATCCAGCCCGTTGGGTATGACCGCATTGACGTCAAGGCGCAGATGGTCGATGGGCTTTATTTCGCAGGCGACCAGTACGGCGAGCGCCTCTGGGGCTGCGGCGTTGACGCCGCGGCGTTGAGCGCGTCTCTCTGCGTTGACACCATGATGGGCTCCAACCTGGAGGAAAAGGTGTTCAAGCCCTATCACCGGGCAATGCCGGCGAGGGTGAAATCCTGGTAG
- a CDS encoding acyl-CoA dehydrogenase, with protein sequence MANLIVDERDQQFVLHEMLDVGSLCSSPLYGDFSTETFDMILSEAQKLSIREIFPTLKESDEQGCRLENGQVHVPECFHKPYKLFVEGGWNSMTFPQDAGGQGLPQIIRFASMDWFAHNFSFLSYPGLAEGAAHLILTYGTDDQKKRYFSKMVTGEFGGTMCLTEPGAGSDVGSLTTKAIRQPDGTYRIKGTKIFITVGDSDLVSNVVHPVLARIEGDPAGTAGISIFLVPKYLVNEDGSLGHRNDVEISKIEEKLGIHGSATCVINFGDNDNCHAELLGAERQGMGIMFQMMNEARISVGMQGLTSASIAYLHALAYSKERLQGSSLLEMKNPLAPRVPIIQHPDIRRMLLWMKSHVDAMRGLMYYAAIAIDRETIAKDEAEKEKWKGMLEVLTPICKAFCSDIGFKVTELAIQVYGGYGFCSDYPVAQFMRDEKIASIYEGANGIQSLDLIGRKLGMKKGAYFMGLLGEMKATVAKYKGSLPDFAADVDEAVDALAGTGIFFASCGKQGKFFVPICHAYPFLMMMGKVVCAWILLWQAGIAKERLDALTKTKNVNDADKIAMAAFVKENRDAAFYSGKVASARYFIKNVLPEVFAAVKAIKSEDISVVEIVDESFSTNN encoded by the coding sequence ATGGCAAATTTGATAGTCGATGAAAGGGATCAACAGTTCGTATTGCATGAAATGCTCGATGTTGGTTCTCTCTGCAGTTCGCCGCTCTATGGCGATTTTTCCACGGAAACATTCGATATGATCTTATCTGAAGCTCAAAAGCTCTCTATCAGGGAGATCTTTCCCACCCTGAAAGAGTCGGACGAGCAGGGGTGCCGCCTGGAAAACGGCCAGGTCCATGTGCCGGAATGTTTTCACAAGCCCTATAAGCTCTTTGTCGAGGGCGGATGGAACTCCATGACGTTCCCCCAGGATGCGGGCGGCCAGGGGCTTCCGCAGATCATACGCTTCGCGTCCATGGACTGGTTTGCCCATAACTTTTCCTTCCTGTCCTATCCCGGACTTGCCGAAGGCGCCGCCCATTTGATACTCACCTATGGCACCGATGACCAGAAAAAGCGTTATTTCTCCAAAATGGTGACGGGCGAATTCGGCGGGACCATGTGTCTCACGGAGCCCGGGGCCGGTTCTGATGTGGGAAGCCTGACGACAAAGGCGATTCGTCAGCCCGATGGAACGTACAGGATCAAGGGAACGAAAATATTCATCACCGTGGGGGACAGCGACCTGGTGAGCAACGTGGTCCACCCCGTTCTGGCGCGGATCGAAGGGGACCCGGCCGGGACCGCCGGCATTTCCATCTTTCTCGTGCCCAAGTACCTGGTCAATGAGGATGGGAGCCTTGGGCACCGTAACGACGTCGAAATCAGCAAAATCGAAGAAAAGCTGGGCATTCACGGCAGCGCGACCTGCGTAATCAATTTCGGAGACAACGACAATTGCCATGCAGAGCTGCTCGGAGCGGAACGGCAGGGCATGGGGATCATGTTCCAGATGATGAACGAGGCGCGGATCAGCGTCGGCATGCAGGGACTGACCAGCGCTTCCATAGCCTATCTGCACGCCCTTGCCTATTCCAAGGAGCGCCTCCAGGGGTCGTCGCTGCTGGAGATGAAAAATCCCCTGGCCCCCCGCGTTCCTATCATACAGCACCCCGACATCCGGAGAATGCTTCTCTGGATGAAGTCCCATGTGGACGCGATGCGGGGCCTCATGTACTACGCGGCGATCGCCATTGACAGGGAAACGATCGCGAAAGACGAAGCGGAAAAAGAAAAATGGAAAGGCATGCTCGAGGTGTTGACTCCCATCTGCAAGGCCTTCTGCTCGGATATCGGCTTCAAGGTTACGGAGCTCGCCATACAGGTATACGGCGGCTACGGCTTCTGCAGCGATTACCCGGTGGCTCAGTTCATGCGCGACGAGAAGATCGCGTCCATCTATGAAGGCGCGAACGGCATCCAGTCCCTGGATCTTATCGGCCGCAAGCTGGGGATGAAAAAGGGCGCCTATTTCATGGGACTGCTGGGGGAGATGAAAGCGACTGTCGCGAAATACAAAGGCAGCCTTCCGGATTTCGCCGCCGATGTCGATGAGGCGGTGGACGCCCTCGCCGGCACGGGGATCTTCTTCGCCTCCTGCGGGAAGCAGGGCAAATTTTTCGTGCCGATCTGTCATGCCTATCCGTTCCTGATGATGATGGGGAAGGTCGTGTGCGCGTGGATACTTCTGTGGCAGGCCGGCATCGCAAAGGAGCGGCTTGATGCACTTACGAAAACTAAGAATGTGAATGACGCCGACAAGATTGCGATGGCGGCGTTCGTAAAAGAGAACAGGGATGCGGCGTTCTATTCCGGCAAGGTCGCGAGCGCGCGGTATTTCATTAAAAACGTCCTCCCGGAAGTTTTTGCCGCGGTAAAAGCAATAAAAAGCGAGGACATCAGCGTCGTCGAGATCGTGGACGAATCGTTCTCCACGAATAATTGA
- a CDS encoding long-chain fatty acid--CoA ligase codes for MKDTKIAKDTVMPKIFQRRVKEMGDEPCVFKKNNQGMFEEISWNKMDEMVRSIGLYCVSKGIRRGDKVAIFSPNRYEWWVADMGSISIGAITVPIYATNTAVEAQYILANSDSRICFVGTREHLDKVLEIRKKLPRLLEIVVFDEIDKKIKGVKTFKEALKAGAGVKDKKLFDKRLSAVKPDSLITFIYTSGTTGDPKGVMLSHRNIMTNVDQHFSAFPMFINEEQKVLSFLPLSHVFERTLVYYGCVYAGIKVYFAENINTVLDDLKLSKPTLIATVPRLLEKIRAGVYGKVASAPAIKKALFKWAMSVGKRNMDYVCNGVERKGMFAYKYNLADKLIFTKLKAALGIDNLRYVGCGGAPLNPLDAQFFIGMGIHIVEGFGLSETSPVTNFNTVGHIRLGTVGLPVKNTEVKIGAGDEILIRGPQLMVGYYKNKTATREAFTRDGYLRTGDTGVIDHEGNLIITGRLKDIIITSGGKNISPQNIENSLKESAFIEQVAVIGDNRNYLTALIVPSFPDLEAWAAKNQIAFGSKEELLSHQKVKELFDTEVKKKMKGFGRVEEIKKYRLIPNE; via the coding sequence ATGAAGGATACAAAAATTGCGAAAGACACTGTAATGCCCAAAATCTTCCAGCGCCGCGTGAAAGAGATGGGAGATGAGCCCTGCGTGTTCAAAAAAAATAATCAGGGCATGTTTGAGGAAATTTCATGGAACAAGATGGATGAAATGGTTCGTTCCATCGGCCTCTATTGCGTCTCGAAGGGAATCAGGCGGGGCGACAAGGTCGCGATCTTTTCTCCGAATCGATATGAATGGTGGGTAGCCGATATGGGATCGATATCGATCGGCGCCATCACCGTTCCGATTTACGCGACCAATACCGCCGTCGAAGCCCAGTATATACTCGCCAATTCCGATTCTCGCATATGCTTTGTCGGGACCAGGGAGCATCTTGACAAGGTCCTGGAGATCCGCAAAAAGCTTCCGCGGCTGCTCGAGATAGTCGTTTTCGATGAAATCGATAAAAAGATTAAGGGAGTAAAGACGTTCAAGGAGGCTCTCAAGGCCGGCGCCGGCGTCAAGGACAAGAAGCTCTTTGATAAGCGTCTCAGCGCGGTAAAGCCGGACTCCCTTATTACGTTTATTTACACGTCCGGCACAACGGGGGATCCGAAGGGAGTCATGCTGAGCCATCGGAACATCATGACCAACGTGGATCAGCACTTTTCGGCTTTTCCGATGTTCATCAACGAGGAGCAGAAGGTGCTCTCCTTCCTTCCGCTCTCCCATGTTTTTGAGCGCACCCTTGTCTACTACGGCTGCGTTTATGCCGGCATCAAGGTCTACTTCGCGGAGAACATCAACACGGTGCTGGACGACCTGAAGCTTTCAAAGCCGACCCTGATCGCCACGGTGCCGCGCCTTCTGGAAAAAATTCGCGCCGGCGTGTACGGCAAGGTCGCGTCTGCCCCGGCCATTAAAAAAGCGCTGTTCAAATGGGCCATGTCTGTGGGGAAGCGGAACATGGATTATGTGTGTAACGGCGTTGAGCGGAAGGGAATGTTCGCTTATAAGTATAATCTGGCCGACAAGCTGATCTTCACTAAGCTGAAGGCGGCGCTCGGAATTGATAATCTGCGCTACGTGGGATGCGGCGGCGCGCCGTTAAATCCTCTGGACGCGCAGTTCTTCATAGGCATGGGCATACATATCGTTGAGGGGTTCGGCCTTTCCGAGACCTCCCCGGTGACGAATTTCAACACGGTGGGCCATATCAGGCTCGGGACCGTCGGTCTTCCGGTGAAAAACACGGAGGTCAAGATCGGCGCCGGCGACGAGATCCTCATCAGGGGACCGCAGCTTATGGTGGGGTATTACAAGAACAAAACGGCGACCCGTGAGGCCTTTACCAGGGACGGCTATCTGAGGACCGGCGATACCGGGGTCATCGACCACGAGGGAAACCTTATTATTACGGGACGGCTCAAGGACATTATCATCACTTCCGGCGGGAAGAATATCTCCCCGCAGAATATCGAGAACAGCCTTAAGGAATCCGCGTTCATCGAGCAGGTCGCCGTTATAGGCGATAATCGGAATTACCTGACGGCGCTTATCGTCCCGTCGTTCCCCGATCTTGAGGCGTGGGCGGCCAAGAACCAGATAGCGTTTGGATCAAAAGAAGAGCTTCTCTCGCATCAAAAGGTCAAGGAATTGTTCGACACGGAGGTTAAGAAAAAAATGAAGGGATTCGGCCGGGTCGAGGAGATCAAAAAGTACCGCCTGATCCCCAACGAGTAG
- a CDS encoding thiolase family protein, with protein MSKLKGKIAIIGIGEIPTGRYPDTAAISYAIESARMAIKDAGIKKDDIDYVLPTASLFSPVFNTELVTCRVVEELGLKNVKRNCQIFAGGSSSTCALEIAASLINSGGATTILFVHADKLGTGVSLQGGIDLFSTAGISGEWEVPYGMHYSAIAALATMRYKHETGTTDEQLASICVSNRKWAELNPNAFFRKPLALEEVMASKMLSTPLRAKMSNMLFDGGAAFIVTSAERARDLTDRPVYLLGEGGAVTHFVYSQEPDISRFGWARAGKMAFDMAGIGPRDIDVAEIYDSYPIYQLIGFEELGFAERGQGGKMFFNGDTWPGGKMPCTTNGGMLSQGHTGAGGAVALMIETVRQLMGKAGDRQVANARFGLETATGGTYMDAQVTILGTEIP; from the coding sequence ATGAGCAAGCTCAAGGGAAAGATTGCCATTATTGGCATCGGTGAAATCCCGACGGGAAGATATCCCGATACCGCCGCGATCAGCTACGCGATCGAATCGGCCCGTATGGCCATCAAGGACGCGGGAATCAAGAAGGACGATATCGACTACGTGCTGCCGACCGCGTCGCTCTTCAGCCCCGTTTTCAACACGGAGCTGGTCACGTGCCGCGTCGTCGAGGAGCTGGGACTGAAAAACGTAAAGCGTAATTGCCAGATTTTCGCCGGCGGCTCCTCGAGCACCTGCGCCCTGGAGATCGCCGCCAGTCTCATCAACAGCGGCGGGGCGACCACGATCCTCTTCGTGCACGCGGACAAGCTGGGCACGGGCGTCAGCCTCCAGGGCGGCATCGACCTTTTCTCCACCGCCGGCATATCCGGCGAGTGGGAGGTGCCCTACGGCATGCACTATTCGGCAATAGCGGCCCTGGCGACAATGCGCTACAAGCACGAAACCGGGACGACCGACGAGCAGCTGGCTTCGATCTGCGTCTCCAACCGCAAGTGGGCGGAGCTCAACCCGAACGCCTTTTTCAGAAAGCCCCTGGCCCTGGAAGAGGTGATGGCGAGCAAGATGCTTTCCACGCCGCTGCGGGCGAAGATGTCGAACATGCTCTTTGACGGCGGCGCCGCGTTCATCGTGACATCGGCGGAGCGCGCCCGCGATCTCACCGACAGGCCGGTTTACCTTCTGGGAGAGGGCGGTGCGGTGACGCACTTCGTCTACTCCCAGGAGCCGGATATCAGCAGGTTCGGCTGGGCCAGGGCCGGGAAAATGGCCTTTGACATGGCCGGGATCGGTCCCAGGGACATCGACGTGGCGGAGATATACGACTCCTATCCCATTTACCAGCTCATCGGATTCGAGGAGCTGGGTTTCGCCGAACGGGGCCAGGGCGGGAAGATGTTCTTCAACGGCGATACCTGGCCGGGGGGGAAAATGCCCTGCACCACCAACGGCGGAATGCTGTCGCAGGGGCACACCGGCGCCGGCGGCGCCGTGGCCCTTATGATCGAGACCGTGCGGCAGCTCATGGGCAAGGCCGGGGATCGGCAGGTCGCAAACGCCCGGTTTGGCCTGGAGACGGCCACCGGAGGGACCTACATGGACGCCCAGGTGACCATCCTGGGAACCGAGATTCCATGA
- a CDS encoding glucose 1-dehydrogenase translates to MDASYLSLNGKVALVTGGSRGIGEAIALQLADAGADVVVASRKQADLDVVAGKIKAMGRKGVGMAYHNREAETIKALVDGVVKEFGRIDILVNNAATNPGMGLLVDMDEKMYDQIMVTNLKGYSIMSMLVGKVMQNQKSGNILNISSVGGVSPDIGLGLYCISKAGIGMLTRSMAKELGEFGVRVNAIAPGVVKTKFSQALWSNEPLLKQEMAHTPLRRIAAPKEIARIALFLVSDASSYMTGQILVADGGGSI, encoded by the coding sequence ATGGATGCATCTTATTTGTCTCTGAACGGGAAAGTCGCGCTGGTAACTGGGGGCAGCCGGGGTATAGGCGAGGCAATCGCGCTGCAATTGGCCGATGCCGGCGCCGATGTCGTGGTGGCGAGCCGCAAGCAGGCCGATCTGGATGTCGTGGCCGGTAAGATAAAGGCGATGGGCAGGAAGGGCGTCGGCATGGCCTATCACAACCGCGAGGCGGAAACCATCAAGGCGCTGGTTGACGGCGTGGTAAAGGAATTCGGGCGCATCGATATACTGGTCAACAACGCGGCGACAAATCCGGGCATGGGGCTGCTGGTGGACATGGACGAGAAGATGTATGACCAGATCATGGTCACCAACCTCAAGGGATATTCCATCATGAGCATGCTGGTCGGGAAGGTCATGCAGAACCAGAAATCAGGCAATATCCTTAATATATCCTCGGTGGGCGGCGTATCACCCGATATCGGGCTCGGCCTCTACTGCATCAGCAAGGCGGGCATCGGGATGCTGACCCGCTCCATGGCCAAGGAACTGGGCGAGTTCGGCGTCCGCGTCAACGCCATAGCGCCGGGCGTCGTGAAGACCAAGTTCAGCCAGGCCCTCTGGAGCAACGAGCCGCTGCTGAAGCAGGAAATGGCCCATACGCCGCTCCGGCGGATCGCGGCGCCCAAGGAGATCGCGCGGATCGCGCTGTTCCTCGTGTCGGACGCTTCTTCGTACATGACCGGCCAGATCCTTGTGGCGGACGGAGGCGGCTCAATATAG
- a CDS encoding CoA-binding protein, whose translation MSFDAVDSFKKIFEPRSIAIIGVATKGFGFGRGILLSLLAYGYSGTLYPVNPKGGEIKGLPIYKSVEDIPGMIDFGIIAVPAPDVPDAVEACRKKGAAAVEILSSGFTETGAPEGARLEERLSEIAKTGIRIIGPNCFGVHTPRGGLTFLPGPDLSRDPGSVAFISQSGGHSIDFAHMGRWKGVAFSKMISLGNGIDLRETELLRYLADDPETEIIGMYIEGVRDGKAFFHALRDAASRKPVIILKGGLSESGSRAVLSHTASMGGSSVIWKSVIRQCNAIQAYDLHELSDYALAFSMLPHGEYRNVSIVGGGGALGVSAADMAEQYGMRIPELAADIREEIDSLLPKPGSSARNPIDIANPYVTPEVLREILVKAARDDAIDAQIVIQLLYHYKALAISYGAASVKPLTPFRELAETIGDVVRTTNKPVIMVLPDLKQELESMEVTEMIRETRKILTAMKIPVFNDLHSAVRSLHALSTYARKKQVRQA comes from the coding sequence ATGAGCTTTGATGCAGTCGATAGCTTCAAAAAGATTTTCGAGCCCCGCAGTATCGCCATCATCGGCGTGGCAACCAAGGGTTTTGGTTTCGGCAGGGGTATCCTTTTGTCCCTGCTGGCCTACGGTTATTCCGGGACCCTGTACCCTGTCAACCCCAAGGGCGGTGAAATCAAGGGCCTGCCGATCTATAAAAGCGTGGAGGATATTCCGGGCATGATCGATTTCGGCATCATCGCCGTCCCCGCCCCCGATGTGCCCGATGCCGTGGAGGCCTGCAGGAAAAAAGGCGCGGCCGCCGTGGAGATCCTTTCATCGGGCTTCACGGAAACCGGCGCACCCGAGGGCGCCCGGCTGGAAGAGCGGCTGTCGGAAATCGCGAAGACGGGCATCCGCATCATCGGCCCGAACTGCTTTGGCGTTCACACTCCCCGGGGCGGGCTAACCTTCCTGCCCGGCCCCGATCTTTCGCGCGACCCCGGCTCCGTGGCCTTTATCTCGCAGAGCGGCGGCCATTCCATCGATTTCGCCCACATGGGCCGATGGAAAGGGGTCGCCTTCAGTAAAATGATAAGCCTGGGCAACGGCATCGACCTCAGGGAAACGGAGCTGCTGCGCTACCTCGCCGACGACCCGGAAACCGAGATCATCGGCATGTACATCGAAGGCGTGAGGGACGGGAAGGCCTTTTTTCACGCTCTCCGCGACGCGGCCTCGCGAAAGCCGGTCATTATCCTCAAGGGGGGGCTGTCGGAATCGGGGAGCCGGGCCGTCCTGAGCCACACCGCCTCCATGGGCGGAAGCTCGGTGATCTGGAAATCGGTGATACGCCAGTGCAACGCGATCCAGGCCTATGACCTCCATGAGCTCTCCGATTATGCCCTGGCGTTCTCAATGCTTCCCCACGGGGAGTATCGCAATGTTTCAATCGTGGGAGGCGGCGGGGCCCTTGGGGTCTCCGCAGCCGACATGGCGGAACAGTACGGCATGAGGATCCCGGAGCTTGCCGCCGATATCCGGGAGGAGATCGATTCCCTGCTGCCGAAGCCCGGCTCCAGCGCGCGCAATCCCATCGACATAGCCAATCCCTATGTCACACCGGAGGTGCTGCGCGAGATACTGGTGAAGGCGGCGCGGGATGACGCCATCGATGCCCAGATCGTGATCCAGCTCCTGTACCACTACAAGGCCCTTGCCATCAGCTACGGCGCAGCATCGGTGAAGCCCCTCACTCCTTTCAGGGAGCTGGCGGAAACAATCGGCGATGTCGTCAGGACCACGAATAAGCCGGTCATCATGGTGCTGCCGGACCTCAAGCAGGAGCTGGAGTCTATGGAGGTGACCGAGATGATCAGGGAAACCAGGAAGATCCTCACCGCCATGAAGATCCCTGTCTTTAACGATCTCCACAGCGCCGTGAGGTCCCTTCACGCTCTCTCGACCTATGCGAGAAAAAAACAGGTCCGCCAGGCATAA
- a CDS encoding Zn-ribbon domain-containing OB-fold protein — protein sequence MDKPKKPVPVINPWARPFWEAAKEGKFIYQRCKDCGTNIFYPRIACINCSSDKLEWVQSSGRGTVYSYTVVESNCPSAFVDDMPFVIAIVKLQEKGVQMLTNIVGCDPHDVRCDMPVEVVFEKLTDEVTLPKFKPAAK from the coding sequence ATGGACAAGCCAAAGAAGCCGGTACCGGTAATAAATCCGTGGGCCAGGCCCTTCTGGGAGGCCGCGAAGGAAGGAAAATTCATCTATCAGAGATGCAAGGATTGCGGCACGAACATCTTTTATCCCCGCATCGCCTGCATCAACTGTTCTTCGGATAAGCTCGAATGGGTGCAGTCGTCCGGCAGGGGCACCGTCTATTCCTATACGGTGGTCGAGAGCAACTGCCCGTCGGCTTTCGTGGACGATATGCCCTTCGTGATCGCCATAGTGAAGCTCCAGGAAAAGGGCGTGCAGATGCTCACGAACATAGTCGGGTGCGATCCCCACGATGTGCGCTGCGACATGCCGGTGGAAGTGGTCTTCGAGAAGCTCACGGACGAGGTCACGCTGCCGAAATTCAAACCCGCCGCGAAATAG